A region of Toxotes jaculatrix isolate fToxJac2 chromosome 23, fToxJac2.pri, whole genome shotgun sequence DNA encodes the following proteins:
- the LOC121177097 gene encoding carboxypeptidase Z-like codes for MSILPLILLELLVFVSCAPPRCDPGIRGLCRPAVEEKPKCTDVLLSYCDDMPYVQTMFPNILGHKTREEAEAGAEYLLMSVAESLLGSECNPEIRMLGCSVLTPRCEREKVLKPCRTTCEAVRKRCSHAFDAIEMAWPYFLDCDRFFVSDQEGCYDPLEGLKDQDLEAVDSMEIFLHEDPASSIQFKYHSNAQMISVLKKTEEQCSDIAKTYSIGRSMEGRELLVIEFSNNPGQHELLEPEMKYIGNMHGNEVLGRQLLIYLAQYLCSEYQLGNERIQTLINTTRIHILPSMNPDGYELAVSGGQDNNDGDEEGHQYDTWNVGRNNAQNIDLNRNFPDLTSIVYNRRRQKGYRTDHVPIPDYYWFGKVAPETYAVMKWIRSIPFVLSANFHAGDLVVSYPYDLSKHPLERNMFSPTPDDQVFKFLARIYADAHETMSSENAQCGPSRTHGQKGIINGAQWASLAGGMQDFNYLHTNCFEVAVELGCDKFPPEEELYIGWHENLEALLTFMEAAHRGIKGIVTDEEGNGIKGARISVRGIRHDITTAENGEYWRLLHPGIHIVTVSAPGYTRSMKKLRLPPRMLKAGRVDFVLQKAAPEPGVEEEDHTILSMGTYDRFDPYNQYERYTLMADLSQVREERSEKPWWWSYFVLPGEPTPTWLLKHY; via the exons ATGAGCATCCTGCCGCTGATCCTGCTGGAGTTGTTGGTCTTTGTGTCTTGTGCTCCTCCGCGATGTGACCCAGGAATTCGag GACTGTGCAGGCCAGCAGTGGAAGAAAAAC CCAAATGCACCGATGTCCTACTGTCCTACTGCGATGACATGCCCTACGTGCAAACCATGTTCCCAAACATCCTCGGGCACAAGACCCGTGAAGAGGCCGAGGCAGGCGCCGAGTACCTGCTCATGAGCGTGGCTGAGTCTCTGCTCGGTTCAGAGTGCAACCCTGAAATCCGTATGCTGGGCTGCTCGGTGTTGACTCCACGCTGCGAGAGGGAGAAGGTGCTGAAGCCCTGCCGCACCACCTGTGAGGCGGTGCGTAAAAGATGCAGCCATGCTTTTGATGCGATAGAGATGGCTTGGCCCTACTTCCTGGACTGTGATCGCTTTTTTGTCAGTGACCAAGAAGGATGTTATGACCCACTGGAAGGCCTCAAAG ACCAGGATTTGGAGGCTGTTGACAGCATGGAGATTTTTCTTCATGAGGATCCCGCTAGCTCGATTCAGTTCAAATATCACTCCAACGCTCAGATGATCAGTGTCTTGAAGAAAACCGAGGAACAATGCTCCGACATAGCCAAGACCTACAGCATCGGACGCAGCATGGAGGGCAGGGAGCTGCTCGTGATCGAGTTCTCAAACAACCCTGGCCAACATGAACTGC TCGAACCAGAGATGAAGTACATTGGCAACATGCACGGGAATGAAGTCCTGGGCCGCCAGCTGCTGATCTACTTGGCTCAGTACCTGTGCTCAGAGTATCAGCTGGGGAACGAACGCATCCAGACCCTCATCAACACCACCCGCATCCATATTCTGCCCTCCATGAACCCTGACGGATACGAGCTGGCAGTTTCTGGAGGCCAGGACAATAACGACGGTGATGAGGAG GGTCATCAATATGACACTTGGAACGTCGGTCGAAACAACGCTCAGAACATCGACCTGAACAGAAACTTCCCTGACTTAACTTCCATCGTTTACAACCGGCGCAGACAAAAGGGCTACCGCACTGACCACGTCCCAATCCCAGACTATTACTGGTTTGGTAAG GTCGCACCAGAGACGTACGCTGTCATGAAATGGATCCGCTCCATCCCGTTTGTGCTCTCTGCTAACTTCCACGCCGGAGACCTGGTGGTGTCGTACCCCTACGATCTGTCAAAGCACCCTCTGGAACGCAACATGTTCTCCCCAACACCGGACGATCAG GTTTTCAAGTTTCTGGCCAGGATATATGCAGACGCCCACGAAACAATGTCCAGTGAAAACGCCCAGTGTGGACCGTCTCGTACTCACGGTCAGAAAGGGATCATTAATGGAGCACAGTGGGCGAGCCTTGCAGGag GTATGCAAGACTTCAACTATCTCCACACCAACTGTTTTGAAGTGGCCGTGGAGCTGGGTTGTGATAAATTCCCCCCTGAAGAGGAGCTGTACATCGGCTGGCATGAGAACCTCGAGGCTTTGCTCACATTTATGGAGGCA GCCCATCGTGGTATCAAAGGCATTGTAACAGATGAGGAGGGAAATGGGATAAAAGGTGCACGGATATCAGTCAGAGGGATACGGCACGATATTACCACAG CTGAAAATGGCGAATACTGGCGCCTCCTCCACCCTGGCATCCACATCGTGACCGTCTCGGCGCCCGGCTACACCCGATCCATGAAGAAACTCCGCCTGCCTCCTCGCATGCTCAAAGCAGGCAGAGTGGACTTTGTGTTGCAGAAAGCTGCACCAGAGCCTGgcgtggaggaggaggatcacACCATCCTGTCCATGGGCACCTATGATCGCTTTGACCCTTATAACCAGTATGAGCGCTACACCCTGATGGCTGATTTGAGCCAGGTCCGTGAGGAGAGATCAGAAAAACCCTGGTGGTGGAGCTACTTTGTCCTGCCAGGTGAACCTACACCCACCTGGCTGCTAAAACACTATTAG
- the gpr78b gene encoding G-protein coupled receptor 26 — protein sequence MDFAEIIFALFIVVVAVVSLLSNLLVLLCFVHSTEIRRQVPGVFTMNLSFCNILITVLNMPATLVGIIRNQKPFGDCICHTVSFLETFLTANTMLSMAALSIDRWIAVVFPLSYSTKMRYKDALIMVCYSWLHSFTFSLTALLFSWVNYSDVYASCTLQPSEEGSDRIKFTIFTVVFHATSFVLSLIILCFTYLKVLKVARFHCKRIDIITMQTLFLLVDIHPSVKQRCLAEQKRRKQRATKKISIFIGSFIICFAPYVITRLAELLPFVDINRHWGIISKCLTYSKAASDPFAYSLLRQQYKKVLVTVVNRLLRRDLYPSSGHNSSLDTENDYCLQRIS from the exons ATGGACTTTGCTGAAATTATTTTCGCTTTGTTCATCGTCGTGGTCGCGGTCGTCTCGCTGTTGTCAAACTTGTTGGTGCTGCTATGTTTCGTCCACAGCACCGAGATACGCCGACAGGTGCCCGGTGTTTTCACCATGAACTTGTCCTTCTGCAACATACTCATCACCGTACTGAACATGCCGGCCACTTTGGTGGGGATTATCAGGAACCAGAAGCCTTTTGGGGATTGCATTTGCCACACGGTGAGCTTTCTGGAGACTTTTCTGACTGCAAACACCATGTTGAGCATGGCAGCTCTCAGCATAGACCGGTGGATAGCGGTGGTCTTCCCGCTCAGTTACTCCACTAAAATGCGCTACAAGGACGCGCTGATCATGGTGTGCTACTCCTGGCTCCACTCTTTCACCTTCTCCCTGACGGCGCTGCTCTTCTCTTGGGTCAACTACAGCGACGTTTACGCGTCCTGCACCTTGCAGCCGAGCGAGGAAGGCAGCGACAGGATTAAGTTTACAATCTTCACTGTCGTTTTCCACGCCACTAGTTTCGTGCTCTCCCTGATCATCTTGTGTTTCACCTACCTGAAGGTGTTGAAAGTCGCCAGGTTTCACTGCAAGAGGATCGACATAATCACCATGCAGACTCTTTTTCTGCTGGTCGACATTCACCCAAG cGTGAAACAGAGATGTTTAGCGGAGCAAAAGAGGAGAAAGCAAAGAGCCACCAAGAAGATCAGCATCTTCATCGGCTCCTTCATCATCTGCTTTGCTCCTTATGTAATTACAAG GTTGGCTGAGCTTCTACCTTTTGTGGACATCAACCGCCACTGGGGAATTATCAGTAAGTGCCTGACATACAGCAAGGCTGCGTCTGACCCCTTCGCCTACTCCCTCCTACGTCAGCAGTACAAGAAAGTCCTGGTTACAGTTGTCAACAGGCTGCTCCGCCGTGACCTGTACCCTTCGTCTGGCCATAACAGCTCTTTAGACACAGAGAACGACTACTGTCTCCAGAGGATCAGCTAA